A genomic region of Columba livia isolate bColLiv1 breed racing homer chromosome 24, bColLiv1.pat.W.v2, whole genome shotgun sequence contains the following coding sequences:
- the TECTA gene encoding alpha-tectorin isoform X1 has translation MNKRSFLGTWVALLVLTARQRAHTMASLYPFWQNDTKTPKVDDGSSPEIKISVPFIFFGAPYRSVYVNNNGVISFNALVSQFTPEAFPLTDGRAFIAPFWADVHNGIRGEIYYRESSEPELLRRASKDVRKHFKDMSTFSAVWIFIVTWEEVTFYGGSSTTPVNTFQAVLITDGVSSFALFNYHEISWTTGTASGGDPLTGLGGVMAQAGFNGGNITNFFSIPGSRTPDIVNIEETTNVNVPGRWAFKIDGREIDPANGCSLRGQFLRQGEIFWDSANCTTKCRCLDFNNEIFCQEVACGPFEVCELKTKFFQCVPVESSTCVVFGDPHYHTFDGFLFHFQGSCSYLLARQCWPGSQLPYFNVEAKNENRGGSSVSWLRDIFVEVYSHKIVLPKGSFGKAKVDDLVVSLPISLELGAIKIYQSGLSTALETDFGLLVTYDGQHYASVSVPATYINATCGLCGNYNKDPEDDTLRSDGRLASSAPDLGESWRVPHPERKCSSGCLYNCSLCDAATESLYSTSEYCGFINKSGGPLWECNAVVDPTAFVHSCVYDLCGARDNGTGLCQAVQAYAAVCQALGISVGEWRAQAGCMMAVRCPELSRYSVCASSCPATCSDLTAPLSCTSPCAEGCECDQGHVLSTDRCIPVQQCGCDVDGRYYAVGESFWAAADCTVECRCEDGGDARCFNASCPEGEVCTIENGYRGCYPKRETVCLVGQNQVLRTFDGVAFPYPLEHSYILLKTCTETLDFIEVDISQKKAGSAPDGPRVVRIQAVGQEVKIGGTSLSEIKVNSYDVELPYFHPSGRLEIYRSDNGTVMESEGLLAVAYYDSGLLEIRLSTAYFNCTGGLCGFFNDNAGDEFCLPKGKCTDNLELFLESWTTFDEICNGECGDLLKACNNDSELLKSYRSRSNCGIINDPTNSSFLECHSVVNVSAYYRTCLFRLCQSGGNRSELCDSVARYASACKNAEVDVGQWRSHSFCPLACPENSHFEECMSCVETCETLATGPVCTDTCAEGCQCDEGFALRGTRCIPRGECGCNFEGRQLATNQTFWMDISCHFLCYCNGSDNSVYCENVSCKDDEYCLEENGLYYCHVRTDASCIISGYGHYLTFDGYSFDFQSSCALVLCTTISRPRAERSDTFPAFTVTAKNEDRDTSLALWIKQVEVEVFNYNIVIHRAYKYTVLVNDERLYLPLKLGQGKVNIFAFGFHIVVETDFGLKVVYDWKTFLSVTVPRSFQNLTYGLCGRYNGNPEDDLVAAGGMPAATVADFVQSWAKRDAFCRVGCGDRCPACGKVEGFWKPQQLCSLIPSQSGVFAKCHSKISPGFFYKNCLFDTCVDGGAMQTACSWLQNYASTCQTQGIAITGWRNFTSCSVSCPPNSHYESCVSLCQPRCAAIRLKSDCSHYCVEGCQCDPGYVLNGKSCILPHNCGCYSDGKYYEPKQLFWNGDCTRRCRCFRRNLIQCDPRHCKSDEECALRNGIRGCFSTRSSYCLAAGGGVFRTFDGAFLRFPANCAFVLSTICQKLPDFSFQLIINFDKWSSPNLTIISPVYFYINEEQILISDRNTVKVNGSLVSIPFVTGLSTKIFSQEGFLVIDSGPDIQIRYNGFNVIKITIGERLQNKVCGLCGNFNGDRTDDYATLRGKPAVSSVVLAQSWKTNGMQKSCNELQYSQYAASCDNVQIQELQSDSYCLKLTDMKGFFQPCYGLLDPLPFYESCFLDGCYNHKKVQLCGSLAAYGEACRTFGILGTEWIEKENCSGVVEDPCVGADCPNRSCELDNGGELCGCIEPPPYGNTTQDIIDAEVTCKAAQMEVSISKCKLFQLGFEREDVRVNDRHCPGIEGEDFISFQINNTKGNCGNLVQSNSTHIVYKNTVWIESANNTGNIITRDRTINVEFSCAYELDIKISLDSVVRPMLSVINLTVPTQEGSFTTKMALYKNSSYKHPYRQGEVVLTTRDVLYVGVFVVGADSNHLILMLNKCYATPSRDSNDKLRYFIIEGGCQNMKDNTIGIEENGVSLTCRFHVTVFKFIGDYDEVHLHCAVSLCDSEKYSCKINCPQHTRMASAFAEETKEQIISVGPIRRKRSDWCEDNGGCEQICTSRADGPLCSCVTGTLQGDGKSCRASSSSGEHRAPATLLLAAQLWLWLRAAPQEPTS, from the exons ATGAACAAGCGATCGTTTCTCGGAACCTGGGTGGCCCTTTTGGTGCTAACGGCGCGGCAGAGGG CTCACACCATGGCGAGTCTGTACCCATTCTGGCAGAACgacacaaaaacacccaaagTGGATGATGGGAGCTCTCCTGAGATCAAGATCTCCGTCCCATTCATCTTTTTTGGAGCCCCGTACAGAAGCGTTTAT GTCAACAACAACGGCGTCATCTCCTTCAACGCGCTGGTCAGCCAGTTCACGCCAGAAGCGTTTCCTCTGACGGATGGCCGGGCCTTCATCGCGCCTTTCTGGGCAGACGTGCACAACGGCATCCGCGGGGAGATCTACTACCGGGAGAGCAGCGAGCCCGAGCTGCTGAGGAGAGCGTCCAAAGACGTGCGGAAGCACTTCAAAGACATGTCCACCTTCTCTGCCGTCTGGATCTTCATCGTCACCTGGGAGGAAGTCACTTTCTATGGAGGGAGCAGCACCACTCCG GTGAACACCTTCCAAGCTGTCCTGATCACCGATGGAGTGTCGTCTTTTGCCCTATTTAACTACCACGAGATCAGCTGGACCACAGGGACGGCCAGCGGAGGGGACCCCCTGACCGGGCTGGGCGGGGTGATGGCGCAG GCTGGTTTCAATGGTGGAAATATCACCAACTTCTTTAGCATCCCGGGCTCCAGAACCCCAGATATAGTCAATATCGAAGAAACCACCAATGTGAACGTCCCCGGGCGCTGGGCTTTCAAAATAGATGGCAGAGAAATAGATCCGGCCAATGGCTGCAGCCTGAGAG GACAGTTTCTCCGTCAAGGGGAGATCTTCTGGGACAGCGCCAATTGCACCACCAAGTGCCGCTGCCTGGACTTCAACAATGAGATCTTCTGCCAGGAGGTGGCTTGCGGCCCCTTTGAAGTGTGCGAGCTgaagaccaagttcttccagtgCGTGCCGGTGGAGAGCAGCACCTGCGTGGTGTTCGGAGATCCGCATTACCACACCTTCGACGGCTTCCTCTTTCACTTCCAGGGTTCCTGCTCCTACCTCCTCGCCAGGCAGTGCTGGCCAGGCTCCCAGCTGCCCTACTTCAACGTGGAGGCCAAGAACGAGAACCGAGGCGGCTCCTCCGTCTCCTGGCTGAGGGATATTTTTGTGGAGGTCTACTCGCACAAGATCGTGCTCCCAAAGGGCAGCTTTGGGAAAGCGAAG GTGGATGACTTGGTGGTGTCTCTACCTATATCCCTCGAACTGGGCGCAATAAAAATCTACCAAAGCGGCTTGTCCACAGCGCTGGAGACCGACTTCGGCCTGCTAGTGACCTATGACGGACAACATTACGCCTCCGTGTCCGTTCCGGCCACGTACATCAACGCCACGTGCGGTCTGTGTGGAAATTACAATAAAGACCCTGAGGACGACACCCTGCGCTCGGACGGGAGGTTGGCTTCATCTGCGCCAGACCTGGGCGAGAGCTGGAGAGTGCCGCATCCCGAGAGAAAATGCTCGTCCGGCTGCTTGTACAACTGCAGCCTCTGCGACGCCGCCACCGAGTCTCTGTATTCCACCTCCGAGTACTGCGGCTTCATCAACAAGAGCGGCGGGCCGCTGTGGGAGTGCAACGCCGTGGTGGACCCCACCGCCTTCGTCCACAGCTGCGTCTACGACCTCTGCGGCGCGCGGGATAACGGCACCGGGCTGTGCCAAGCCGTCCAGGCGTACGCCGCGGTGTGCCAGGCCCTGGGCATCTCGGTGGGAGAGTGGCGTGCACAGGCGGGATGCA TGATGGCCGTGCGGTGCCCGGAGCTCAGCCGCTACTCGGTGTGCGCCAGCAGCTGCCCTGCCACGTGTTCGGACCTCACGGCCCCGCTGTCCTGCACCTCCCCGTGCGCCGAGGGCTGCGAGTGTGACCAGGGCCATGTCCTCAGCACCGACCGCTGCATTCCTGTCCAGCAGTGTGGCTGCGACGTGGACGGCCGCTACTATGCGGTTGGGGAGTCGTTCTGGGCGGCGGCGGACTGCACGGTGGAGTGCCGGTGCGAGGACGGCGGGGACGCCAGGTGCTTCAACGCCTCCTGTCCCGAAGGAGAGGTCTGCACCATCGAGAATGGCTACCGGGGCTGCTACCCCAAGCGGGAGACCGTGTGTTTGGTGGGGCAGAACCAGGTGCTGAGGACGTTTGATGGAGTCGCCTTCCCCTATCCGCTGGAGCACTCCTACATACTCCTCAAAACCTGCACGGAGACGCTGGACTTCATCGAGGTGGACATCAGCCAAAAGAAGGCCGGGTCAGCGCCTGACGGGCCCCGTGTCGTGCGGATCCAGGCGGTCGGCCAGGAGGTGAAGATCGGAGGCACCAGCCTGTCGGAGATCAAG GTGAACAGTTACGATGTGGAGCTGCCCTATTTCCATCCTTCTGGCCGCCTGGAAATCTACCGTAGTGACAACGGCACCGTGATGGAGTCAGAGGGGCTCCTGGCTGTCGCCTACTACGATTCAGGCCTCCTGGAGATCCGCCTTTCCACCGCCTACTTCAACTGCACGGGGGGCCTGTGCGGCTTCTTCAACGACAACGCTGGCGACGAATTCTGCCTGCCCAAGGGCAAGTGCACGGACAACCTGGAGCTCTTCCTGGAGAGCTGGACCACGTTTGACGAGATCTGCAACGGGGAGTGCGGGGACCTCCTCAAGGCTTGCAACAACGACTCGGAGCTGCTCAAGTCCTACCGGAGCCGCTCCAACTGCGGCATCATCAACGACCCCACCAACAGCTCTTTCCTGGAGTGCCACAGCGTGGTCAACGTCTCCGCCTACTACAGGACGTGCCTTTTCCGCCTCTGCCAGAGTGGGGGCAACCGCTCGGAGCTCTGCGACTCGGTGGCACGCTACGCGAGCGCCTGCAAGAATGCTGAGGTGGACGTTGGTCAGTGGAGGAGCCACAGTTTTTGCC CTCTCGCCTGCCCGGAGAACAGCCATTTCGAGGAGTGCATGAGCTGCGTGGAGACCTGCGAGACGCTGGCCACGGGCCCTGTCTGCACAGACACCTGCGCCGAGGGCTGCCAGTGCGACGAGGGCTTCGCGCTCCGCGGCACCCGCTGCATTCCCCGCGGAGAGTGCGGCTGCAATTTCGAGGGGCGCCAGCTGGCCACCAACCAGACCTTTTGGATGGACATCTCCTGCCACTTCCTCTGCTACTGCAACGGCTCTGACAACAGCGTGTACTGCGAGAACGTCTCCTGCAAGGATGACGAGTACTGCTTGGAGGAGAATGGCCTCTACTACTGCCACGTCCGCACCGACGCCTCCTGCATCATCTCCGGTTACGGACACTACCTGACTTTTGACGGCTACTCTTTCGACTTCCAGAGCAGCTGCGCGTTGGTGCTGTGCACCACGATCTCCCGGCCCAGGGCGGAACGCTCGGACACTTTCCCAGCGTTCACCGTCACAGCCAAGAATGAGGATCGGGACACCTCTCTGGCTCTGTGGATCAAGCAAGTTGAAGTGGAGGTCTTCAATTACAACATCGTCATCCACCGTGCCTACAAATATACCGTGCTG GTCAACGACGAACGCCTGTACCTGCCTCTGAAGCTGGGCCAGGGCAAAGTGAACATCTTCGCCTTCGGCTTTCACATCGTGGTCGAGACCGACTTTGGACTGAAGGTGGTGTACGACTGGAAGACCTTCCTCTCAGTCACCGTCCCACGCAGCTTCCAGAACCTGACTTACGGCCTCTGCGGCCGCTACAACGGCAACCCCGAGGATGACCTGGTAGCCGCGGGTGGCATGCCGGCTGCCACCGTCGCTGACTTTGTGCAGAGCTGGGCCAAGCGAGACGCGTTCTGCCGCGTGGGCTGCGGTGACCGCTGCCCCGCCTGCGGGAAGGTGGAAGGCTTCTGGaaaccccagcagctctgcagcctcatCCCGAGCCAAAGCGGCGTCTTTGCCAAGTGCCACAGCAAGATCAGCCCTGGCTTCTTCTACAAGAACTGCCTCTTTGACACGTGCGTCGACGGGGGAGCCATGCAGACGgcctgcagctggctgcagaaTTACGCCAGCACATGCCAAACGCAGGGCATCGCCATTACCGGCTGGAGGAACTTCACATCATGTT CCGTCAGCTGTCCCCCCAACAGCCACTACGAGAGCTGCGTGTCGCTGTGCCAGCCCCGATGCGCCGCCATCCGCCTCAAGAGCGACTGCAGCCACTACTGCGTGGAGGGATGCCAGTGCGACCCCGGCTACGTCCTCAACGGCAAGAGCTGCATCCTCCCCCACAACTGCGGCTGCTACTCCGATGGCAAATACTACGAG CCCAAGCAGCTCTTCTGGAACGGGGACTGCACCCGCCGGTGCCGCTGCTTCCGACGCAACCTCATCCAGTGTGACCCACGGCACTGCAAGTCAGATGAGGAGTGCGCCCTGCGCAACGGCATCCGCGGCTGCTTCAGCACCAGGAGCTCTTACTGCctggcggcgggcggcggcgtcTTCCGCACCTTCGACGGGGCTTTCCTCCGCTTCCCCGCCAACTGCGCCTTTGTCCTCTCCACCATCTGCCAGAAGCTGCCCGACTTCTCCTTCCAGCTCATCATCAACTTCGACAAGTGGTCCTCACCCAACCTCACCATCATCTCCCCTGTGTACTTCTACATCAACGAGGAGCAGATCCTCATCAGTGACAGGAATACCGTCAAG GTGAACGGCAGCCTCGTGAGCATCCCCTTTGTCACGGGGCTTTCCACAAAGATCTTCAGCCAGGAGGGCTTCCTGGTCATCGACTCCGGCCCTGACATCCAGATCCGCTACAACGGCTTCAACGTCATCAAAATCACCATCGGCGAGCGGCTGCAGAACAAGGTGTGTGGCCTCTGCGGCAACTTCAACGGCGACCGGACGGACGACTACGCGACGCTGCGGGGGAAGCCGGCGGTCAGCAGCGTGGTGCTGGCGCAGAGCTGGAAGACCAACGGCATGCAGAAGAG CTGCAACGAGCTGCAGTACTCGCAGTACGCCGCCTCCTGCGACAACGTCCAGatccaggagctgcagagcgACAGCTACTGCCTGAAGCTGACGGACATGAAAGGCTTCTTCCAGCCCTGCTACGGCCTCCTGGACCCCTTGCCCTTTTACGAGTCCTGCTTTCTGGACGGCTGCTACAACCACAAGAAGGTGCAGCTGTGTGGCTCGCTGGCCGCCTACGGCGAGGCCTGTCGCACCTTCGGCATCCTGGGCACCGAGTGGATCGAGAAGGAGAATTGCT CAGGAGTGGTGGAAGATCCCTGCGTGGGCGCCGACTGCCCCAACCGCAGCTGTGAGCTGGACAACGGCGGGGAGCTGTGCGGCTGCATCGAGCCCCCGCCCTACGGGAACA CCACCCAAGACATCATCGATGCGGAGGTGACCTGCAAAGCCGCCCAAATGGAAGTGTCCATCTCCAAGTGCAAGCTCTTCCAGCTGGGCTTCGAGCGCGAGGACGTGCGTGTCAACGACCGCCACTGCCCCGGCATCGAAGGGGAGGACTTCATCTCCTTCCAGATCAACAACACCAAGGGCAACTGCGGCAATCTGGTGCAG TCGAACAGCACACATATAGTGTACAAGAACACGGTTTGGATCGAGAGCGCGAACAACACAGGCAACATTATCACCCGCGATCGGACCATCAACGTGGAGTTTTCTTGCGCCTACGAGCTGGACATCAAGATCTCCCTGGATTCGGTGGTGCGGCCAATGCTCAG CGTGATTAACCTGACGGTGCCGACACAGGAAGGGAGCTTCACGACTAAGATGGCCTTGTACAAGAACTCCTCCTACAAGCACCCTTACCGGCAGGGCGAGGTGGTGCTCACCACCCGGGACGTGCTCTACGTGGGGGTGTTTGTCGTCGGGGCCGATTCCAATCACTTGATCCTGATGCTGAACAAGTGCTACGCGACCCCGTCTCGGGACAGCAACGACAAGCTGCGCTACTTCATCATCGAGGGAGG GTGCCAAAACATGAAGGACAACACCATCGGCATAGAGGAGAACGGGGTGTCCTTGACGTGTCGCTTCCACGTCACCGTCTTCAAGTTCATCGGGGATTACGATGAAGTTCACCTGCATTGCGCCGTGTCCCTCTGCGATTCGGAGAAATACTCCTGCAAAATA